The Cyanobacteria bacterium GSL.Bin1 genome includes a region encoding these proteins:
- a CDS encoding NAD-binding protein produces MKIGLLGTGLMGQAMAPTLLAADYSVMAYNRTPEKLAPLKEKGIAIAESPASLVANCHCIILMLTDATAIKEVVLTSETTQHLSGKTLIQMGTIAPKESQQLHSEISRYGGDYLEAPVLGSVPQAESGTLQVMVGGTQEQFDQWHSVLSALGKPFLVGSVGKAATLKLALNQLIVSLTGAFSLSLSFVQQEGLAVETFMSVLRESALYAPTFDKKLKRMVSHNYSNPNFPTKHLLKDTRLFLEAAKTEGLTVSSLQGMETILEAALELGLGDEDYSALYEVIQSQKH; encoded by the coding sequence ATGAAAATTGGTTTACTAGGGACAGGGTTGATGGGACAAGCGATGGCGCCAACCCTTCTGGCGGCAGACTATTCGGTCATGGCGTACAATCGCACGCCGGAAAAGCTAGCACCCCTCAAAGAGAAAGGAATTGCCATTGCCGAGTCACCTGCAAGTTTAGTCGCTAACTGCCATTGTATTATTTTAATGTTGACGGATGCTACTGCAATTAAAGAAGTCGTACTGACCAGCGAGACAACCCAGCACCTATCCGGGAAGACCTTAATCCAAATGGGGACAATTGCACCGAAAGAAAGTCAACAACTGCACTCTGAGATTAGTCGTTATGGCGGAGATTATCTCGAAGCCCCGGTTCTAGGGAGTGTTCCTCAAGCTGAGTCAGGAACGTTACAGGTAATGGTGGGCGGAACGCAAGAACAGTTTGACCAGTGGCATTCGGTTTTATCGGCTTTAGGGAAACCCTTTTTAGTGGGCAGTGTCGGCAAAGCAGCGACACTCAAACTCGCTCTCAATCAGCTCATTGTCTCGTTAACGGGCGCGTTTTCCCTCAGCTTATCCTTTGTGCAGCAAGAAGGGTTAGCGGTGGAAACGTTTATGTCGGTTTTACGAGAAAGTGCGTTGTATGCTCCCACCTTTGATAAGAAACTGAAACGGATGGTCAGCCATAACTATAGTAATCCTAACTTTCCTACGAAACATCTCCTCAAGGATACCCGCTTGTTCTTAGAAGCCGCGAAAACAGAAGGGTTAACGGTTTCTTCATTACAAGGAATGGAAACAATTTTAGAAGCAGCATTAGAATTAGGGTTAGGAGATGAAGATTATTCTGCTTTGTATGAAGTCATTCAGTCGCAGAAGCACTAA
- a CDS encoding ferrochelatase → MVAVPEKTEQTSQANINSSDRVAVLLMGYGEVESYDDFANYNEQALNLLTAKFAPVPTWMYPPLAKLLAIFDFHEWSHQHGNFISPHNKIFEAQREGIEQELKKTWGEQVSVFKAFNFCKPYLPNQVLAQIKEQGYNKILIYPLLVVDSIFTSGIAVEQVNEALRELNAGEEQWVTGMRYIPSFYNQPDYIDLMARLVEEKIQSELSEAYLPSEIGIVLMNHGCPHKAKGFTSGIMESEALYESVRQKLINQYPLISVGWLNHDTPLIEWTQPNADLAAKNLIELGAKAVVMMPIGFATENHETILDVDHIIHDVKRQYKDVHFVQMACVNEHPEFLKMAANWADEQIEALLSETAVVVNPQLASEKATHSHDHDHNGHHHHHHH, encoded by the coding sequence GTGGTTGCAGTACCAGAAAAAACAGAACAAACGAGCCAAGCCAATATTAACAGCAGCGATCGCGTTGCCGTCTTATTAATGGGCTATGGTGAGGTGGAAAGTTATGACGACTTCGCCAATTACAATGAACAAGCCCTCAACTTACTCACAGCAAAGTTTGCTCCTGTTCCCACTTGGATGTATCCCCCCCTTGCGAAACTGCTGGCGATTTTTGATTTCCATGAATGGAGTCATCAACATGGCAATTTTATTTCCCCTCATAATAAAATTTTTGAAGCACAGCGGGAAGGCATTGAACAAGAGTTAAAGAAAACTTGGGGCGAACAAGTTTCTGTTTTTAAGGCGTTTAACTTCTGTAAGCCCTATCTCCCTAACCAAGTGTTAGCGCAAATTAAAGAACAGGGATATAACAAAATCTTGATCTATCCCTTACTCGTAGTTGACTCTATTTTTACCAGTGGCATTGCAGTAGAGCAAGTCAACGAAGCCCTGCGCGAACTCAATGCTGGAGAAGAACAATGGGTCACTGGAATGCGTTACATTCCCTCCTTCTATAACCAACCCGACTACATTGACTTGATGGCGCGGTTAGTGGAAGAAAAAATCCAAAGTGAACTTTCTGAGGCTTATCTTCCCTCTGAAATTGGCATTGTTTTAATGAATCATGGCTGTCCTCACAAAGCTAAAGGGTTTACCTCTGGCATTATGGAAAGTGAGGCTCTGTATGAAAGTGTACGGCAAAAATTAATCAATCAATACCCCTTGATCTCTGTGGGTTGGTTAAACCATGACACCCCCCTTATTGAATGGACACAGCCCAACGCTGATTTAGCTGCAAAAAACCTGATTGAACTGGGGGCAAAAGCGGTGGTCATGATGCCCATTGGCTTTGCCACGGAAAACCACGAAACCATCTTAGATGTGGACCACATTATTCACGATGTTAAGCGTCAATACAAAGATGTTCATTTCGTGCAAATGGCTTGTGTTAACGAGCATCCTGAGTTCTTAAAAATGGCAGCAAACTGGGCTGATGAGCAAATTGAAGCCTTACTGTCAGAAACGGCGGTGGTGGTTAATCCCCAACTAGCCAGTGAAAAAGCCACTCATTCTCACGATCATGATCATAATGGACATCATCACCATCACCATCATTAG
- a CDS encoding sodium:proton antiporter, with protein sequence MDESFTITLQIVIAVCAGITAQVLGETLKVPGIVFLLLFGIALGSDGLNLLYPSELGVGLEVIVALLVAIILFEGGLNLELRDLGRVSSSLRNLVTIGTGITLFGGSMAAHWLGEFPWQLAFLYASLVVVTGPTVIGPLLRQVAVDRQVATLLEGEGVLIDPVGAILAVVVLDTILNSDAGVMEVLNGLLLRGGIGIAIGLAGGAAMGLLLKKRLDFLSEDLKNLVVLAGVWGLFGISQMIRSESGLMAVVLAGMVVRALSVPEERMLRRFKGQLTMLGVSVLFILLAADLSLASILALGWGSVLTVLCLMFIVRPLSVWVCTLGSSLNWQQKLFVSWVGPKGIVSASVASLFAILLTQRGITGGDSLKAIVFLTIMMTVVIQGLSARWVARWLNLTSEGAKGALIIGCSPLGRLVGELFQQEGESVVMIDTDSEACELAEAANLPVIQSSGLDETVLEEAGIESLGTFLATTNNGEVNLVLAQRALEEFQPPRVFAVFPKNSQARTPANKTKVNQAFMSEIPIKIWNQYVEEGKIKLGHTVLREEGFSFQQAHLQALIRAGELLPLLIKRGNALQVVKADQEWQPGEAIFYILHDPRPKLLKRLSGGNSSSRLALERLAEVEEVPLASPDNSY encoded by the coding sequence ATGGATGAATCATTTACCATTACCTTACAAATTGTAATCGCTGTTTGTGCAGGAATTACTGCTCAAGTCCTTGGAGAAACCTTGAAAGTTCCAGGTATTGTTTTTCTCTTACTGTTTGGCATTGCTTTAGGTTCAGATGGACTGAATCTCCTCTATCCTAGTGAATTAGGGGTGGGTTTAGAAGTGATTGTTGCCCTCTTAGTGGCGATTATTCTGTTTGAGGGAGGACTCAACCTCGAATTAAGAGATTTGGGGCGGGTATCTAGTAGCTTGCGGAACCTGGTAACCATTGGGACTGGAATTACCCTGTTTGGCGGGAGTATGGCAGCCCACTGGCTAGGAGAATTTCCCTGGCAATTGGCATTTCTCTATGCTTCTTTAGTTGTCGTAACCGGTCCCACTGTAATTGGCCCCCTACTTAGACAAGTGGCAGTGGATCGACAAGTCGCAACCCTCTTAGAAGGAGAAGGGGTTTTAATTGATCCGGTTGGGGCAATTCTGGCGGTCGTTGTCCTCGATACCATTCTCAATAGTGACGCTGGGGTCATGGAAGTTTTAAATGGGCTGCTCTTGCGCGGTGGCATTGGTATTGCCATTGGTTTAGCCGGCGGCGCTGCCATGGGGTTGCTTTTAAAGAAACGGCTCGATTTCCTCTCGGAAGACTTGAAAAATCTGGTTGTTTTGGCCGGTGTTTGGGGCTTATTTGGAATTTCCCAAATGATTCGCAGTGAGTCTGGGTTAATGGCAGTGGTTTTAGCCGGGATGGTCGTCCGCGCGCTCTCGGTTCCCGAAGAACGGATGCTGAGACGCTTCAAAGGACAGTTAACCATGCTGGGGGTCTCCGTCTTATTTATCCTCCTGGCAGCAGACCTCTCCCTCGCCAGTATTTTAGCCTTAGGTTGGGGCAGCGTGCTCACGGTTTTATGTTTAATGTTCATCGTGCGCCCGCTCAGTGTTTGGGTGTGTACCCTAGGGAGTAGCCTCAATTGGCAACAAAAACTCTTTGTCAGTTGGGTGGGTCCCAAAGGCATTGTTTCTGCTTCAGTCGCCTCTCTGTTTGCGATTTTACTGACACAACGGGGAATTACCGGTGGTGATTCCCTGAAAGCAATTGTCTTTTTAACCATTATGATGACAGTGGTGATTCAAGGGCTCAGTGCGCGTTGGGTTGCCCGCTGGCTAAATCTCACGTCTGAGGGAGCAAAAGGAGCCCTAATCATTGGTTGTAGCCCCTTAGGTCGTCTGGTGGGAGAACTCTTTCAACAAGAGGGAGAATCAGTGGTGATGATTGATACCGATTCTGAAGCGTGTGAACTGGCAGAAGCGGCTAATTTGCCGGTAATTCAAAGTAGCGGTTTAGATGAAACGGTCTTAGAAGAAGCAGGAATTGAGTCTCTAGGAACTTTCTTGGCAACAACGAATAATGGAGAAGTTAATTTAGTTTTAGCACAAAGAGCTCTAGAGGAGTTTCAACCCCCTAGGGTGTTTGCAGTATTTCCCAAAAATTCTCAAGCGCGGACGCCTGCGAATAAAACAAAAGTCAACCAAGCCTTTATGTCCGAAATTCCGATCAAAATTTGGAATCAATATGTGGAAGAAGGTAAGATTAAGCTTGGTCATACGGTGTTGCGAGAAGAAGGCTTTTCTTTCCAACAAGCCCATTTGCAAGCCTTAATCCGAGCAGGAGAATTATTACCCCTATTGATTAAGCGCGGTAATGCTTTACAAGTCGTGAAAGCGGATCAAGAATGGCAACCGGGAGAAGCGATTTTTTATATCCTGCATGATCCTCGCCCCAAATTGCTTAAACGGTTATCAGGAGGCAACTCCTCCTCTCGCCTTGCTTTAGAGCGTTTAGCTGAGGTGGAGGAAGTTCCCTTGGCTAGTCCTGACAATAGTTATTAG
- a CDS encoding pyruvate kinase, with the protein MRVNVNDFYDLDKISLSQRQAVGEKVIALSQLSQAGYQVPSGVVVGKETLSSLFSAEDTFASLVELTLDLNDYETLQQTAQTLCQVINDAELDPDWCEELYQKLAAWEATTLIFRPSLVLPSLHPSVSGLLTSHCGLCERKEIELGLKRVWRSLFCARNLFYWQQQGMAWEELGLAVLIQPIQNAIASGILEVTDQQWHLQAVRGLGHSLIRGEVLPETYEINPTTEQVTLHQLGYQTRIYQLNPLLEVSIVKKEAEKAILTSEQLSQLINLALTLQETNQQTFRCEWTFLPEFHAKNRQDNGSQLYLTQFSTEVTMSAQADSPVLVKGTGAATGKVTGKVYVVGKDDDQDFPAQGILVIKSVTTENLPLIKRAGGLITEQGGMTSHGSILARELKIPAVVGAKGAIAAIAGEETVTVDGDKGEVLRPSEQEEEAVATSAVAEPTKTERTVLATQLMVNVSQRDRATELAQLPVEGVGLVRSELMLLELLEEKSLSTWLSSPYREQFIEQLAGLIGHLAEAFFPRPVFYRSTDWLSLQSEQTPLLGERGTYSYYKNPEFFSAQMFALQHLQRQGYHNINLILPFVRSVEEVQFCKNLLTEIGIENSCQLWMMAEVPSVVYLLSDYIKAGIEGIAIGTNDLTQLLLGVDREQGEFREHYNECHPALLAALKSLIETARANGISCSVCGQGVVLYPELVADLVRWGITGISVEESAIETVYRAIARSEKQLLLAAARQQLKND; encoded by the coding sequence ATGCGAGTTAACGTCAATGACTTTTATGATTTAGACAAGATTAGTCTCTCTCAGCGCCAGGCGGTGGGAGAGAAAGTAATCGCTTTGAGTCAGCTATCTCAAGCTGGATATCAGGTTCCATCTGGAGTTGTCGTTGGCAAGGAGACATTAAGTTCTCTGTTTAGTGCAGAAGATACTTTTGCTTCTTTAGTCGAACTCACCCTCGATCTCAATGATTATGAAACCTTACAACAAACGGCACAAACCCTTTGCCAAGTCATTAATGATGCTGAGTTAGATCCCGATTGGTGTGAAGAACTCTACCAAAAACTTGCTGCTTGGGAAGCGACCACACTGATTTTCCGTCCTTCTCTGGTGTTGCCATCGCTGCACCCTTCGGTTTCAGGTTTATTAACGTCTCACTGTGGTTTATGCGAGAGAAAGGAAATCGAGTTGGGATTAAAACGGGTGTGGCGCTCATTATTCTGCGCCCGTAATTTATTTTATTGGCAACAGCAAGGGATGGCTTGGGAAGAGTTAGGGTTAGCGGTTTTGATTCAACCGATTCAAAACGCGATCGCGTCAGGAATTTTAGAAGTAACCGATCAGCAATGGCACCTGCAAGCAGTCAGAGGTTTAGGACACAGTTTAATCCGCGGCGAAGTCTTACCTGAAACCTATGAAATTAATCCCACTACCGAACAAGTTACGCTCCATCAACTCGGTTATCAAACCCGTATTTATCAACTTAATCCTTTGCTGGAAGTTAGCATTGTGAAGAAAGAGGCTGAAAAAGCGATTTTAACTTCAGAACAGTTATCGCAGTTAATTAATCTTGCTCTCACCTTACAAGAAACCAATCAGCAAACCTTTCGTTGTGAATGGACTTTTTTGCCAGAATTTCACGCCAAAAACAGGCAAGACAATGGTTCTCAGTTATACTTAACTCAATTTTCGACTGAGGTTACTATGTCGGCACAAGCAGATTCTCCTGTCCTGGTTAAAGGAACAGGAGCAGCAACAGGGAAAGTAACGGGAAAAGTTTATGTGGTCGGAAAAGACGATGATCAAGACTTTCCTGCTCAGGGCATTTTAGTGATCAAAAGTGTTACCACGGAAAACTTACCTCTGATTAAGCGCGCTGGCGGATTGATTACAGAACAAGGCGGAATGACGTCTCATGGTTCGATTCTGGCTAGAGAGTTGAAGATTCCTGCTGTTGTCGGGGCTAAGGGAGCAATTGCAGCGATAGCAGGAGAAGAAACCGTAACGGTGGATGGAGATAAAGGAGAAGTATTACGCCCCTCTGAGCAGGAAGAAGAAGCAGTTGCGACAAGTGCTGTTGCAGAACCAACAAAGACGGAAAGAACGGTTTTAGCAACCCAGTTAATGGTCAATGTTTCTCAGCGCGATCGCGCGACGGAATTAGCTCAGTTACCGGTCGAGGGAGTGGGCTTAGTTCGGTCTGAATTAATGTTATTAGAGTTATTGGAAGAAAAGTCCCTCTCCACTTGGTTATCTTCCCCTTACCGTGAACAATTTATCGAGCAATTAGCAGGTTTGATTGGTCATTTGGCAGAAGCCTTCTTTCCTCGTCCGGTTTTCTATCGCTCGACCGATTGGCTGAGTTTGCAATCCGAACAGACCCCTCTTTTAGGAGAACGGGGAACTTATAGCTATTACAAAAATCCCGAATTTTTCTCAGCCCAAATGTTTGCCCTCCAACACTTACAGCGCCAAGGCTATCACAATATTAATTTAATTCTACCCTTTGTTCGCAGTGTTGAGGAAGTCCAATTTTGCAAAAATTTACTAACAGAAATAGGGATTGAAAACAGCTGTCAGCTATGGATGATGGCAGAAGTCCCTTCTGTGGTGTACTTGTTAAGCGACTATATCAAAGCCGGAATCGAAGGCATTGCCATTGGCACTAACGATCTAACCCAATTATTATTAGGCGTTGATCGAGAACAAGGGGAGTTTCGAGAGCACTATAATGAATGTCATCCCGCTTTACTGGCTGCTTTAAAGAGCTTAATTGAAACGGCAAGGGCAAATGGTATTTCCTGTTCGGTTTGTGGTCAAGGGGTGGTTTTATATCCCGAGTTAGTAGCCGATTTAGTCCGCTGGGGAATTACTGGCATTTCTGTGGAAGAATCAGCGATTGAGACCGTTTATCGCGCGATCGCGCGCTCAGAAAAACAACTCTTACTTGCAGCAGCCCGACAGCAATTAAAAAATGACTAA
- a CDS encoding EamA family transporter, translated as MLELKGEFAALLAAFLWASASVVYSRLGQQISPLLLNFLKGAIALLLLAFTAIATQNIFPTLPLTPVLFLITSGIIGIGFGDTVFFSSLKYLGARRALLFETLAPPLAAIIALIFLQETLSLYAWLGIVLTLLGVATVISERTSNQDLSVANFKIGIGFGLGGAIAQAIGAVLSRTALTDFDLNPLWSTLIRLSAGTLALIPLLLSRRQHLKLPSLQWSWRLVGIIFITAFASTYLGIWLQQISLKFAATGIAQTLSSTSPLFILPIAAFLKETISVRAILGVLIALSGIGLLFLPGS; from the coding sequence ATGTTGGAGTTGAAAGGGGAATTCGCTGCGTTATTGGCTGCTTTTTTATGGGCCAGTGCGTCGGTGGTTTATAGCCGTCTTGGACAGCAGATTTCTCCTTTATTGCTGAATTTTTTAAAGGGCGCGATCGCGCTGTTGCTTCTTGCCTTCACCGCGATCGCGACCCAAAATATCTTTCCTACCCTTCCCCTCACTCCGGTGCTTTTCTTAATCACCAGTGGTATCATTGGCATTGGGTTTGGCGATACCGTCTTTTTTTCCAGTTTGAAGTATCTTGGCGCCAGGCGGGCCTTACTCTTTGAAACCCTTGCCCCTCCTCTGGCTGCCATTATTGCCCTCATTTTTCTGCAAGAAACCCTTTCTCTCTATGCTTGGCTTGGAATTGTCTTAACCTTACTTGGCGTGGCGACAGTCATTAGTGAACGCACCAGTAACCAAGACCTTTCCGTAGCAAATTTCAAAATTGGCATTGGGTTTGGCTTAGGGGGCGCGATCGCGCAAGCAATTGGGGCAGTTCTCTCGCGGACTGCCTTAACTGATTTTGATCTCAATCCCCTCTGGAGTACACTAATTCGCCTCAGTGCAGGAACCCTTGCGCTCATCCCTTTACTGCTTTCCCGACGCCAGCATCTCAAACTCCCTTCTTTGCAATGGTCATGGCGTTTAGTAGGGATTATTTTTATCACCGCTTTTGCCAGCACTTACTTAGGAATTTGGCTACAGCAAATTTCCCTCAAATTTGCCGCCACTGGCATTGCTCAAACCTTAAGTTCAACCAGTCCCCTTTTTATCCTTCCTATTGCTGCTTTTCTCAAAGAAACGATTAGTGTACGCGCGATTTTAGGAGTGTTGATTGCACTTTCAGGAATTGGACTCTTGTTTTTACCGGGATCGTAA